The stretch of DNA TTGGCTGTCTTCCTGGATCTCCACAACCGCAGTACGGTCAGCAAGTACTGTAACAGCCATCCCAGCACAATGAGCAAGGAGGTTAGAAAGAGACCCACCAGACACAGCCAGCCCAACTCCTGGAGCTCCATCACCGTCTCCTGGAGCCTCTCATATCACCCGGTCCAGATGGAAATATCAGGACTGTCAGTCAAGGTAGATCAGTTCCCTGTAGCCTGTGAGTGGCAGCAGAATACAGTCAGTCATCTTGATTCAAGGGGTAACGTTACTAACAAGTTATAACTGAGGAATAACCCAGACTACACAGAGGATGCACTGACATAGTGGCTATATGGCCGCCTTAACTTTAATTTGGTTGTTTAAGATCACGTGTAAACACCGCGTGTGTATATTAAGCAAAAGCGCATACTAAAGACGGCGTTGTTACGTATAGCTATATATGTCAAAATGAATCGGGCGCTAGCAAAGAAGACTATGCAGCGCAGATTAACGACAAAAAAATCAGATAATTATTTGTAGCTTCATAACAACCTACCGTTTAACTTAAACGGTCCGAGCCgagctgcaggctgcagggAATCGAAAGCGCATTGACAATATGAAGCTGGCTTTATGGCGATATGCTGCCAACAACAAATGTGTTTGTCCCATCTCCGAGTCTTTAGCGATGTTTCGACTAATGTCTCTTTGCTGTCCTCTATCGATTCCAAATGAAGCCTTCTGCTCTCTGTTAGTGCATTACAGACACAAGTAGGTTTCAAATCTCCGCTGGTCGTTCCCTCCTACCTCTGTAACCTCTTCAATGATGATTTGACAAAGAACATCAGTGGCCCACAGGTGGCGCTGGATGAGAGAAACGCAACAGTAAAAAGGAAGTTAAAGGCGGAACCTCctaaataaaaagagaaagcttcaaacgtaaaaaaaaaaaacccaacaacaatcattttcaaaacagttttttGCACCTATCGGCACGGCTTGATTACCGACCAAAGCAGTCAACAACCGTACGGGTTCACTTAGAATTTTATTACTTGGCAATTTGTTTGTGAATTTTTAACACATGTAGCCTATCAATTGGCTCCTGCATTGTTACATAATCATGTGGCCCTGTCTTGTATAGGGGCTCTAAAAATCCAGTTAGGTTATATTATCTTAATTAATTGTATTGAATATTGTTCTCACATGGTAGATAATCCTTAATAAACTTGTGCTTAATCAAATTTCTGCTCCCATCTATAGCATGCATTGTGCTCTGTATTTCATAGTAAAACTTCTAGCCCCTCAATACAATACAGGGGCCATAGCAACGTTTGGCCTCAGGGGCCCCCAGCAAGTTAATCCAGCCATGCCCATACAAAAACTCCAGCAGTGGAATGTCACTAAGGTCATTTTGAGATATTTGTCCTTTACTTATGAGcttttcattttaatgttaCTCTATAGTTCCACTATACATTTTAAAGGCAAACTTGTTTACCTGACTagtactagttactttgcagattaagcttttacatacaaaacagatGGTGCGCTTAAATACAGTATGCATTGATATAGATTGAACAGTAGCTCCACTTCAACAGCTACAACAATAATTTGCTAtatgtacacattaatgcatcagaaTAACCCAAACATATAATATATGATGatgttaaaggggtggttctTCTAATTGAATAGTTCAGCATTTTTATTGCTATTTTACTTACAGTAAGTCatggatctgaatacttctttcaccactaaTCTGTATTTGGGCATGTTACATCAAGTCAGAAGTCCCTCGTCCCACTGACACAGTCACATGTCCTGTAATTTAAGGAGACTGGTAGTATTTaattgtgggtgtttttttaatcttttattcACATGGTAAATTGCCTTCTAAACATCTGCATAATCccttttgttgttgatgttttgtttttctttttagattGTAGCTCATCTTCCCATGCCAAAAGGCTGgttggatgaatgtaaaatataagCTGGCATTttctgaaaagaaagaaagaaagaaagaaagaaagaaagaaggatcGACTCttaacattatttattaacATTATATTTTTGACCACAGGTGGCAGAAGTTCACCATACCAATGACATATCAACCAAAGAAGAAAATGTCACTTCCGTGTCAACACAGTAGCAGGAAGCTGTTAAAGCtacatgtttgtttacatgtatgtCGTACAGAGAGAACGGTCTTAAAAGCAAAGGGAATACACTGCTATTTTGAGAAAAGACAACAAATTAAGTAGTCACCAAAGCGTTCCCTTTAATTCAATGATCTTATcatgctaataataataaccgACGacattttttataatattttattttgaagaggTAAAGCGGAACCACCACCTCCTCGAAACTGAACACTTAATGGTTAAACTGATATCAGACGTGGAGTTTAGAGGCAGTGAGCAGATTAGCATTAATAACACGTAATAAAATATGGTATGGATTACCATTACGACTTATGGAGTTATTTTTCTTTGACACCGGAAGCACgaagatttattttgttttaaaataacgATATGACATGTTTTTACCTCAGTGAGGACAGCCAAAACTCGTTCATCGATCGCCTGAAGGGGCAACGTCTGATTAGCTAGCTCTGTGAGAAACGGACTCACCGAAATGCCTGGAAACATGTCACCAGTACCCGTCCTACCGTTGGTGATAAACTGTTTAATGTCTGCACTCGGCTGTATGGCCACATTGAAACTCATTCCTGCTTTCAAAGACCATTTCATCTCCGCCAGATTGTACGGAATGGATCTAaacaaaacatccaaaaaggAAGTGTAAGTTATGTTCTTATCTATCCTATAATTTGGTAATATTTTAGGTAAAATGAGTTTTGTTTGGAAATCCAATTTGCTGTTTTCCTGCCCTAATTCTCGCTTTGTTTCTCTTCCTGGTCACCCCTCGTTGCAGCCCAGAGTCCCAAGGAGTCATCAGTGGGacagtcttcctcatcatcCTCTTCTGCTTTATCCCAGTGCCTTTCCTTAGCTGCTTTGTAGGAGATCAGTGCATGGGCTTCCCACACGATGAGGTGGGTCGATTGATGTATAGTAAGCCTGTATTTTTCTCTGAAATCTCAAACTCAACTCTGttctctgtgttgttgtttttggtcaGTTTGTACAGGTGATTGGTGCACTTCTGGCTATTTGTTGCATGATCTTCCTGGGCTTTGCTGATGATGTGCTGAACTTGCGGTGGAGACACAAGCTCCTGCTTCCCACCATGGCTTCCCTGCCACTGCTCATGGTCTATTTTACCAACTTCGGCAACACAGTCATTGTGGTGCCCAAGCCCTTCAGAGCCCTGCTTGGACTGCATTTGGATATGGGTAAGATGTGCGGTTGTTTGCGGCATTGTCCGGGTAGAAGGAGGCTAAGCAATGCCCAGATGTTTTTTCTAACCCAGTCACATCTTCCAGCTCACAAGAGGTTGCATGATGTTTCCAGGCCAGATGGGATATATAACCCCGCGAGCATGATCTTTGTCTGGGGTACTAATTATCAACTGGGAGTCACTGAAAATGAGTGCAGTTAAAATATGAATATTCCTTGAAAACATAAAGCAGTTGTCTTTACCTATTTATCTACCTACCTATTAGCTTTTCTGCCCGTTATTCTGACGGACATACGTAAACATTTGAGGAAACATTATAATTGTTATCTGGATACTTTGTGTCATTctgtaaataatataatttatgaTCTTCTGCAGGTATTCTTTACTACGTCTACATGGGAATGCTTGCAGTATTCTGCACAAATGCCATCAACATCCTAGCAGGCATCAACGGCATCGAGTCAGGTCAAGCCCTGTTTATCTCCGGCTCCATTATTGTCTTCAACCTGCTGGAGCTCAGTGGTGTGTGGTTGTTTCCTTTTTCATCATCAGCACTACAGATCACCCTCTACACTGCAAGTCATaagtgtattgtattgtattatgtatacaTTGATTTTACTTGAAAATCCCTGAAACAAGTGAAAATAGTTTGGGGAAAAGTATGAACATATCACACTAGGAATTTGTCACCCTTTTCAGACTGAATGTGATACTGCATGAGTTATAAATGTGGATATGTTACAGTGCACCTATTTCCTGTTGCATAACAATCAAAATTCTGAACATGTTTCAtctgacatttgttttgttgtgttatcTAATTTATCAGGAGATTACCGTGATGACCATGTTTTCTCCCTCTACTTCATGATACCATTCTTCTTCACCACATTAGCACTTTTTTACCACAACTGGTAAGTTTAACCTATAACCCAAGGCTGTTTCATGAAACATGTTTGAAAATCCGGagggatatactgtatatgtttgtgcCGTTATATTCTGCCAACTTTCAACCTATTTTGTCACAGGTACCCTTCATCGGTGTTTGTGGGAGACACTTTCTGCTACTTTGCTGGTATGACCTTCGCTGTAGTCGGCATCCTGGGACACTTCAGCAAAACAATGCTGCTGTTCTTCATTCCTCAAGTAGTTAACTTTGTCTACTCCTTGCCTCAGCTTTTTCATATCATCCCCTGTCCCAGACACCGGCTCCCCAGGTAACAACTTTTAAATTTGTTTGTGATATCTTTTCCTTCATCATTCATACTGATATATATACTCAGTCTTAATATCTGACTTTCTTCCTTTGGTCTTTCTCCCAATTAAAGGCTGAATCCAGACACAGGCAAACTGGGAATGAGCTACTCTAAATTCAAAAGAAAGGACCTCTCTAAATTAGGACACCTTATTCTGAAGGTAAAGCTCTTGCTGttgtgtattttctgtttttactgaTCGCTTAACCA from Sander lucioperca isolate FBNREF2018 chromosome 13, SLUC_FBN_1.2, whole genome shotgun sequence encodes:
- the dpagt1 gene encoding UDP-N-acetylglucosamine--dolichyl-phosphate N-acetylglucosaminephosphotransferase produces the protein MPGNMSPVPVLPLVINCLMSALGCMATLKLIPAFKDHFISARLYGMDLNKTSKKEVPESQGVISGTVFLIILFCFIPVPFLSCFVGDQCMGFPHDEFVQVIGALLAICCMIFLGFADDVLNLRWRHKLLLPTMASLPLLMVYFTNFGNTVIVVPKPFRALLGLHLDMGILYYVYMGMLAVFCTNAINILAGINGIESGQALFISGSIIVFNLLELSGDYRDDHVFSLYFMIPFFFTTLALFYHNWYPSSVFVGDTFCYFAGMTFAVVGILGHFSKTMLLFFIPQVVNFVYSLPQLFHIIPCPRHRLPRLNPDTGKLGMSYSKFKRKDLSKLGHLILKVAELLKLLEVQRGQEGDDDFIECNNMTLINLALKLLGPTHERNLTVIMLIIQVMGSVMAFGIRYHLVRLFYDV